The Microbacterium amylolyticum genome includes the window CACTCCATCCTCGCGGATCGTTGTGATGGATCCGGACGACATGAGCGCGGTGTTGGCAGATTCTTCAGCCATTGCGGCCGCTTCTGCCTGTTCACGCTGGTGCTGCAGCCGCTCGATCGTTGTGCGCGTTGCCAGCGGAGCATTCGGCAGGAAGCAGATGGCGACGAGGCTGAGCACGGCAAGCGGAACCCCGACGAGGAAGGCGTGAGAGATCGCCTGCGCGGAGACCTGCTCGATGATGACGGCGATGGTCTGCGGCATGTCCCGCGTGGTGGGCAGCGCGCCGGACTGGAGTTGTTCGGCGATGACCGCCCCCTCCGCACCGAGCGTGGAAACGGCCCGAGCGATCTCGGCCATTCGGTCGGTGATCTGCTGGGTCATGCTTGCGGCCAGAACGGAACCCATGATCGCCACCCCGGCGGTGCCTCCAACGGATCGGAAGAAGTTCACGCCCGAGCTGGCGACGCCGATCTGCGCGGGGTTGGCCGAGTTCTGCACGACGAGGACGAGGTTCTGCATCGTCATGCCTGTTCCGGAGCCCAGGAGGAACATGTACACGCCGACAAGGACAAGGGAGGTGTCGTATTCCAGCGTGGACAGCAGGGTGGTTCCGGCGATCATCAGGGCCGCGCCGACAACGAGGAAGCTCTTCCACTTGCCGGAACGTGTGACGAGCTGGCCGATGATCGCCGAGGCGCCGAGCATGCCGGCCGCCATGGGAATCGTCAGCAGCCCCGCTTCCGTTGGCCCGTAGCCGCGGGAGACCTGCATGTACTGGCCGAGGTACACGGCCGTGCCGAACATCGAGACGCCGATCGAAATCGATGCAAGAACCGCGAGGGAGAACGTGCGGTCCCGGAAGAGCGACAGCGGGATTAGCGGCTCGCGCACTCGGCTTTCGACAAGGATGAAGGCTACCGTCGCGATTGCCGCCCCACCCACCATGACCAACGTCTCCCAGCTGATCCAGCCGTACGTGGACACATTCGAGATCCACACGAGGAGCGTTCCGGCCCCGGCTGACAGCAGAACGATCCCGAGATAGTCGATCGTGACGCGTTCTCGCGGGATCTGGGAGATACGCAGCGTGCGGACGATAACGATGAACGCGATGATCCCCAGCGGAACGCCAACGTAGAAGTTCCAGCGCCACCCGATTGTGTCGGTGATGACCCCGCCAAGGATCGGTCCGCCGACGGTTCCGAGAGCCATCACCCCGGCGAACAGGCCCATGTACCGCCCGCGCTCGCGAGGGCTGATGATGTCGGCCATGAGGATCTGGCTGAGCGCCTGGAGGCCACCGCCGCCGATGCCCTGAAGGGCGCGGAAGAAGATGAGCATTTCGGCGCTCTGCGACATTCCCGCACCGGCGGAGGCGAGAACGAACAGCACCAGGGCCGTGAGCATGAGGGTCTTGCGGCTCACGAGGTCAGCGAGCTTGCCCCAGATCGGCGTGGAAATAGCCGTTGTGAGGAGGGTCATGGTGACGACCCAGGTGTAGGAGGCCTGGGTGCCGCCGAGCTCGGGAACGATGATCGGAAGCGATGTGCCGACGACGGTCATCGACATCATCGAGCAAAACATCGCCAGAAGAAGGCCGGACAGGGCGGTGAGAACCTGGCGCCTCGACATGCTGGACGAGACGGTTGTGGTGGGTGATGCCACGGGTGTCCTTTCTGCGAGTCCGCGACAGGCGCTGACAGTTGACGTTTGTCAACCATATGCGAGTAGTTGATTTTTCGCAACTACTTTTCCCTGTGCGCTGCCCGTTATCCCTCCGTTCGCGCGCCGTCACCGTCATCACAGGCAAGATCCGGCTATCGTCTGAGAGATGCTCACGCCAGAACTCGAATCCCGAATCGTTGCTGATTCGCGCGACCGAGTGGCGTGGCTCAAAGCCCGGTCGCAGGGCATCACGGCAACCGACGTTGCCAATCTCTCAACCCCCGCATCGATCCTTCGCGCGGCACAGCAAAAGCTCCGCCCGTCGAGCTTCTCGGGCAATGCCTACACCGACCACGGACGGCGCCGTGAGCCGGAAATCGCCGCATGGGTCGAGCGTGAGCACGGCATTCTGCCCTCAACGGCGCTGTTCCGCTCCGAAATCGAGCGGCGCCACCTCGCCACCCCCGACGGCATTGCACAGGACGCCAACGGTCGGGTGGTTCTGGCCGAGATCAAGACCACCAACAAGTCGTGGCGAACGATCCCGCGCAGTTATCTGCGCCAAGTGTGGTGGCAGCAGCACGTGCTCGGCGCCGAACGCACCCTGTTCGTCTGGGAAGAGCACCGGAACTTCCGGCCGCTCAGCGACGAACCGATGATTCGGTGGATCGACCGCGACGACGCCGAAATCCACAAGCTCGTCACGATGGCGACAAATCTGATCGACGAGCTCTACCAGCTGACGACCGGGCAAAAGGTTCCGCAGGGCGATCTGACGCCCCGCGAACAAGCGATGCTCAGGGCCGCAACGAACGACGCCTACCGCGCACTCGCCCTCACCGACTAACCTCCGGGCTGACGTCATGGACGCCGGAGCAGACATCCCCCGCTGGATCGATTCTCTCCCGCCATGACGAAAGGCAGGCCGATGATCATTCCGGATTTCACCGCCGATGCGCGTTCGCTCCTCCCCGAACTCATCGCGCTCCGTCGCGCACTTCACGCGGGCCCCGAGATCGGGCTCGTTCTGCCGCGCACACAACGGCGGGTCCCCGCGGCTCTCGAGGGGCTCCCGCTCGAGATCACCACCGGCACGCGCACCACGTCGGTCGTCGCCGTTCTGCGCGGAACGCTCCCCGGCCCGGTCGTCCTGCTGCGCGGGGACATGGATGGCCTGCCCCTCGTCGAAGAGACGGATCTCGACGAACGGCAATATGCACGCGTGCGGCCACGATCTGCACACGGCCGGCCTCGTTGGCGCGGCGAAGCTGCTCAGCGCACGACGCGAAGACCTTCACGGATCGGTGATCTTCATGTTCCAGCCGGGTGAAGAGGGACACGGCGCGGTCAACGTCATTCCGGAAAGCGTCGAGCTGACGCCCTTCCCCTCAGCGGACGTTCACGCGGATCGGCAGCATCATGAGGGTGGTGGCCGTGTTGCTGACCCACATCGACAGAAACGCCGTTGCGATCATGACGCCGAGGATCAGCTGCCGTGGCTTGGTGCCAATGGACCGCATGACGATGAGGGCGATGCGCTCGTGCAGGTTCCACTTCTGCATCGCGATGGCGATCATAAAGCCGCCGAGGAACAGGAAGACCGTCGGCGGGGATCAACAGATAGACCATGATGGCGAGCACGGGCCTCAGCGCCCGGCCGGCCCACAGGCGCAGTTGTGGGAGATGTTTTTCGGGAGCGCCCGGACGCGGACCGGCATTGCCGCGGGCGGCGAGCGCTGTCGTGCTCAGCGAGGATGTCATCATTGACCTCTCGTAAGAGTTGGTGCGGAATCGCTGTGCGAGCATGACACGATCGGCGCCCGTGGCCTCGGTTATGTAACTAACGGTCGCAGGCCGGGAAACCACCGGCACAACACAGCGGTGCCCCGCCCTTCTCCGGAAGGGCGGGGCACCGCTGTGAGTGAGCCTTAGCTCAGGACACGACGTCGACGAATGACGATCGCTGTTCCGGCCGCTGCGAACAGCAGACCAGCGGCGATCACCATGGCCGCGATCGATCCTCCTGTGGGGGCGAGGTCATCGCCGTCCGCGTCGGCTCCTCCCGGGCCGGGAGTACCGTCACTACCGGCCTGTGCCGAGGCACCAGCATCACTACCAGCCTCAGCATCAGCACCCGCATCGCTATCACCCGAGGCACCAGCATCACTACCAGCCTCAGCATCAGCACCCGCATCGCTATCACCCGAGGCACCAGCATCACTACCAGCCTCAGCATCAGCACCCGCATCGCTATCACCCGAGGCACCAGCATCACTACCGGCCACAGCATCAGCACCCGCATCGCTATCACCCGAGGCACCAGCATCACTACCGGCCACAGCATCAGCACCCGCATCGCTATCACCCGAGGCACCAGCATCACTACCAGTCTCAGCATCAGCACCCGCATCGCTATCACCCGAGGCACCAGCATCACTACCAGCCTCAGCATCAGCACCCGCATCGCTATCACCCGAGGCACCAGCATCACTACCGGCCTGAGCGTCGGCGTCCGCGTCGGTTCCGGCATCAGCCGTCACAACAGCGAAGGTATCCCAGGCGATCGATCCGTCTTCGTAAACAACGACGAAGCGGTGGTCGCCAACTTCCAGCTCCTCGGGGGCGACCGGCGCAATGCCGCCGTCCTCGACGATGAACGTTCCCAGCGCAGTCGGCTCGGAGAACGCGTATGCGTCCACTTCCTGACCCTCACGGTTGACGATCGTTGCGGGAAGCGCATCACCGCCGCGCACCTCCAGCCCGTCCTCGAGCAACGACGGGTCGCGGTTCTCGTCCGTCAGGTCAGCTTCCGTGGGAACACCCCGCGAAATCTCACCTTCGACAACCGACACCTCGGCCTCGACCGTCAGTTCTGTCGAGCTGAACGGTGTCTTGCCTTCGGCATCCCACTCCGTGGAGCCGTCGTCGCCCACCCATGCGTTGAGGTTCGCACCGAGCGTTCCCGCGAGCACGCCGGAGACGGTGAACGTTCCTTCCGTGCTTGTGTCGACGTCGGCGATGTCCCACACAACAGGGAACGATGCCGTTCCGCGATCGAAGTGCAGGTTCGCTGCCACCTCGGCAGGAAGAGCCGCGGCAATCGCGTCCTCGTCGGAGCCCGTTGCCACCTCGGCAGATACCTCAGCGCTGACCGACGCGGCGTCCGCCTGACGGATCTCGTCGTACTGCGCCTTGGTAAGTCCGATGACGCCACCGTGCTTTGTAGACGGAGCCAGATCAAAGTCCGGGCTGTCCAGCAGCTGCCAGGGCTCGTCAGCGTCGAGATCCGTCGAGATCAGCGGCTGGTAGCCGATGTCCGGAATCACATCCGCGTAGAGGTACCAGACATCTTCGCCGTGCTTCTGGAAGATCGCGGGACCTTCGACGCCACCGGGGTTGCCGCCGGCGTACTCAGCACCGATCTGCTCCTGGGTGACGGTCCATTCGGTTCCGTCCTCCCACCAGCGCTCGGCATCCGTGACCTCCATGAACAGGCCGCGGCCCGTCGTGTTGTCCTTCGTAACGCGGTACGTCTTGCCATCGTTCTGCGTCATTGTCGTGTCGATCGTGAAGTGACCGTCATCAACGAACGCTCCGCCGAACTCCCACGTGTCCTGCGTGAAGTCGCGCGTTGCGCCCCACATCACACGGTGGTAGTTCTTGTCGCCCTCGCCCATCGACGACCAGTACATGACGAACGCGCCGTCACCCTCGCCGTAGAAATCGTCCACCCATGTGGCCTCGGGGGCCCACATCATGCCCATGTAGGGGGCGTCCGTGTCGGGTTCACCCGAGCTGTCGAGCGCAACGTCGAACTGGCGCTGCTCCGACCAGGTGATGAGGTCGTCCGACTCCCAGATGTTGATTTTGGTCGAGTAGTTGTCAGTCCAACCGCCCCATCCGGCGTCGTCCCCGCCGAACACGCGCAGGTCGGTTCCGAGAATGTAGTACTTCTCGGTCTCGGGACTGTACGTGATGTACGGGTCGCGCACACCGGTTGTCGACAGGTGAGAACCGAGAATCGGCTCCCCGCCATTGAGACGGTCCCACTGCTCGGGGTTGTTTCCGCGCGAAACCGAGAGGTGGATCTTCTCGGCGTAACCGGCGGAGTCCTCGATGAAGTGGACCATGAGGTAGCCGTAGTCGTCCGTGGGCAGAGCCTGCGGAACGAGCGTGACATCAACCTCGATCGATACCGTCACACCGCGAACGGTGGCCGAGGCGACGAGCGTGCCATGAGCAGCATCCTCACCAGCGGCGGGAAGCTGTGCGACAGCGGCCGCGCCGTTGATGTCAACGAGATCGGTCTGTGACGCCCAGGTCACCGCGCCGCCATACGTGGGCAGCTGGGTGTGGGTGTCAGACAGCTCAATGGGAGCAATGCTCTCGAGCAGTGTTGCCGAATACCCGCTAATTTCGTCTGCGTGGATCTGAGCGTCGTCGACGTTGATCTGATCGATTTCCTCCGCGCTGAGCGCGCGGTCGAAAGCACGGAACGTCGAAACAGCGCCGGCGAACAGCGGATCGGGGTACGGAGCACGCCCGATCGTGTTCATTGTCTGCTCAGCGATATCAGCGGGTGTGAGCGCGGTTGTCGCCTGTCCGACCAGCTTGCCGTCCAGGTACGTCGAGATCGTCTCGCCGTCAATAACGGAGGCCAGTGAGTACCAACGGTCAGACTCGATCGCCGGCGCGGACGCCTGGGCCTCGTTCATCCCGTTTGCCTTGATCACCGTGCGGGGACTGTTGCGAGCGGAGGCGAACCAGTGCTCGCTCGTGTTGTCGCCGCCGATTTGCCATAGGAAGTTCCAACTGTTGAGAATCTCCTCGTCGGCGCGGAACTCCGTGACGATCGTCGCCTGCTCGACGTCCACCAGGATGTCGTCAGGAAGCGCGACCCAGGTCCCGTCACCGGGCTCCTGCGAGGTTCCGTCTCCGTTGAAGACGAGCGAGGAGTTGTCCCACTCCGCTTCGCCGTTGACGATTGCCTCGCCATCACCCGTTCCCGTGTTGGGAACCGTGACGCCGTCCGCTGGCTCCTCCACGAAGAGGAACTCCGCCACGGCGTCGCTGCCGCCGGCAGAGCCGGAAACTTCGACAGTGGTCGTGACCTCGCGGAACTGCGGTGCCAGCTCGTGCTCGCGCTCCATGTTGAATCGCGGGAGACCCTGGCTGGTCCAGTGCACGCGGTGCACGAACGCGTCGCGACCGCCGAGGCCCTTGTTGTGCGTGCGAACGTGGAACACCCAGATCTGGTTGCCATCTGCGTCGTAGGACCAGGCGCCGTGACCGGGGCCGAGCAGCCACTCACCCTCGAAGGGCTCGGACTTGTGCAGCGGATAGACGTGACGCTCCCACACCGAGGGGTCGGTGAGGTCGGCGCCGGATTCTGCCCACGCAAGACCCGTTGTGTAGGTGTCGCCGACGAGCGAGGCGGCGTACGGCATGAACACCTTGCCGTCACGGATGAACAGGTTCTGTCCCTCCGCGATCATGTTGTCCCATGCGTACTCGGGCGCGATGATGCGAACAGGGTCGCTGGTCAGTCGCGTGGGGTTCGACGGGTCCATCTTCGCGATGAAAACGGAGCCGAGCATCTGCCAGGTGTAGTACCCCTGGCCCTCGTCAACGATGAACGACATGTCGAGGGAAATGCCCTCGAGGTCGTTCAGCGGTGAGCCGTCGGCGCGCAGAACATGCTCTGTCTGCGTCCAGCTCGCCGGGTCGCTCGGGTCGAGGTGGTTGCCCTCATCGTCCTGCATGAGCTGGATGATGCTGGCGCGTCCGGACATGTAGTGCGGGTTGTTGCCGTAGCAAGGCATGAACAGAATCGACAGCTTGCCGTCGATCGTGTGGATCTCCGGTGCCCAGAAGCATCCGGTCATCACACCATCGTGGATTCCGCCCTCATACTGCGTGCCGTGGTGCACATCGCGGTCACCGCGCTTGAGAAGATCGACCTCGATCTCGAGGCCCTTCTCCTCATCGGCGAGTTCCTCGATCGTGTCGGCCATGCGCAGCGGCATTCCCGTAGGCTGACCCGAGTTGTTCGTGGGGTCGAGGTGAAGATCCTTCGTCGCGATCATCAGGAACTTCTGTTCGCCGTTGAAGTCGAACGGGACGATCATCGGGTCGGCACGCTCGTCGGCAAGCGGCCGGTGGTACTCGGCCTGGCGAACCGTTCCCGGCACCTCGTAGGTGCCCGGCTGTGAGGTGTCGATGGCGGCAATCGCCTCGGCATCCCACTCGATCGCCAGGTCGTTCGTCGAACCGTCGTCGTAGACGAGGTCGATCTTCTCCGAGAGCGCAGAGGCGTCAAAAGCATCGCCCGTCTGCAGAGCGATGTGATCGTTCCACGACGCGTCGGTGTTGCGGATCGGGTTGAAACGGATCTCGAGACCGCGAGCAACCTCGTGGGTGACGGGAAGCACATTGCCCGACCGGAAGGCCGAGATGTCGCCCTCTGCATCGGCCCCGATGAGGTCAATGTGACCGCGAACAGGAGCCGAAACCTCGGCATCAACCGAGAAGGAATCGAACGTGGCCCAGTAGGGAGCGCCGACGTCGTTCTTCCACGTGACCACGTAGTGGCCCGATGTCTGGTCGTATGCGAAGGCCGGCTCGTTGACGCCGGAGGTCACACCCAGATTCAGCAGACCCAGTTCCGTGTAGTCGAGCAGGTTGTCCGTTTGCGCCAAGAGCACGCTTGATGCCTGCGTGCCATCGTTTCCGCCGCCACGCGTCTGCCGTGTCGACATCACACCGAAGGTGCGGTCATCGAGATAGGCAACGTGAGGGTCGATCAGGCTGCGCAACTGGTCGCTGCGCGTTCCGCGCGGCCCGGGGGGCTCCACGATGTGTGCGAAGAAAATGCCGTATCCGTGGAACAGCGGCTCGCCGTCCAGAGCAAGGTGCATGCTCCGCGCGATGTCAGCGTTGTTCGCCTCGCCGGCGTTTGTGGGGTTGCGGTCGTACGCCAGCAGTTCGCGGGCGTCGTCCAGCAGGTCCACCTCGAAAGAACGAACGGTGGTTGCGCCGGTTGCCTCGTCACGGAACGTCACGTCGACAGTGGTCTCGCCGGATCCGGTGAGAACGCCATCGGCATAGTTCGCGCTGGTGTCAACCGCGTCGATGACCGTGCCGTGCGGTGCGGCAGGAATGGCGACGCCCGATGCGAGAACGTGCGGAAGCACGAACCGCTGTGCGAGCCGGTCGATGCGCTCCTGCGCAGATTCGTCGCTCGGCGTGACCGTCACGTCAACGACGCGCTCGGCGCTGTAGCCGCGCACATCCGCAGTGGCCGTGAGCGTTGCGCTGGCGGCATCGCCGCCCTCGACGGGAGCGAAGACGGTGCCGTCGGCGGCGACGACGCTCTCGTCGCTCGATGTCCATGTGACCTTGCCACCGCCGGTGGGAAGGTCGATATCGGTGTTCGTCGTGATCTCGCTTTCGATGTCGAGGGCGTCGACGAGACCCTGTGCTTCAGCGGCGAACGCCTCAGCATGGATCTCGGCGTCGAGTCGTTCGACGCTCGCCACCTCATCGGCACCGAGAGCGCGGTCGTACACCCGGAAGGATGCGACCTCGCCCGCGAAAAGCGGATCGGGCCATGGTGCATAGCCGATCGTGTTAAAAGTCTGGTCCTCGACGGCGCCGGGAGAGTGAGGCATGGCGCCAGACATTACCAGGTTTCCATCGATGTAGAAGTGTGCCTGATTGGCCTCACCATCGATCACAGAGGTCACGTTGACCCACTCGTCAGCAGCCAGAGTGCGGCTCGACTGCAGCAGGCGCTCGTCGCCGGCGTCCTTGATACCGACGAGCGGCGTGCGGCTGCCCTGTGCCTGATTCAGGCTCGAAAAGAAGTACTCGTCCTGATTGGTCTGACCTCCGAAGTTCCAGAGGAAGTGCCACCCGTCGAGGGCGGCCTGTGACGGCTTGACCTCGATGGAGATGGTGGCCGACTCGGCTCCGATGAGCATCTCGTCCGGGAGGCGAACGAAGTTTCCGCTGCCGTCCTTGGGGCCACCGCGAAGGGTGAGAGACGTATCGGTCCAGTCCCCCTCTTGGCCGCGCACAACAGCGGCGGGACCGAATGCGTCACCTGCCGCGTTCGCCACCTCCTGGCCATCGTGCTGATCGAAGAGGTAGTGAGCCAGTGGGCCCTCCCCCTCCTGCGCAATCGCTGGCGCTGCCGCGAGCGTGGCGGCGCCGAGACCGAGCGCTGCCGTGAAGGCAACAGCCGATCTCATGACTTTTCGTCGCTCTCGCATGGACTCTCCTTCGAGTCTGTTTCAGGCGTTTCCACGCCTCCGCGCTTCTCTGCGCGGCGAGGACTTCCACGAGCACGCGCCGCGGAATCGCAAGCGTGTTACCGGGAACATCCTGGTGAACCTTAGCGAATGCTGAGGAGGACGGTCAACCCTCGGAGCCCAGATACCCGTTATGTGACGCCTGCCGGCTCAGGCCCGGGAAACGAGTCGGCAGGCGAGCCCCTACGGCGGCGGGGTCGCCGGCGGCGCAGAACGCCGCCGCGATGTGGCCTCAAACGCCACGCTCAGTTCGAGCAAAGCCGTGTCGTCGTATGCGCGCCCAGCGAATGTCAGACCGGACGGCATGCGGGTGTCCGCCATCAGACCCATCGGAACCGTCACGGTCGGTACGCCGAAATGACGGATCGCCAGATTTCCGTTCGCCACCCACACACCGTTGCGCCACACCGCGTCCGCTGACGAGGGGTTGACGTCCATATCCGCGCGTCCCACATCCGCCATCGTCGGGAACACAACGGCGTCCAATCCGAGCCGGTCCATCCACGCCTCAAGATCGACGCTCCGCGTCTCTTCGAGGCCCCGCACCCCGTCCTCCAGCTCCGGAATGTCTGTTATCTCGGCGATCGCGCGTGACCGAATCAGCTCCGGGTACTCCGCGATGTCGTCGTCGAAGCCGGTGTAGCAATCGGGAAGCGCCCGGCCGATCCCCCTCGGCGTTGGACACCAGCGGGAAGTCCACCTCGATCACGGTGGCACCCGCGGCCTCGAGATCGGCGTTGATATACATCCGCGAAACACCGACGTCCATGGTGGGAACAAGCGGCCAGTTCCCGCCCACGGAGATCACGCCGCGCGAGGGTGTGTACGCGCACAGGGCGTTACAGGCGGCAGGGGCACGGCCACTCGACCATGTCTCCTCCCCGAGCCCGAAGGCCGCGAGACTGGCAGCGGTGGCTGTTCCAGACCCGTTGTTCGACCATCCGCGAGCGCATCCTGGAGTTCAGCGATTGACGCCTCCCACACCTGGATCACAATGCCACCGCCGGCTGCTGCTGGGTGATGCAGTGGATCCCGCCCCCACGCGCGAAAATCTCCCGCGCGTCAACGGTGGTGACCGTTCGGCCCGGATAGACGCCCTCAAGGACCTCACGAGCGACCGCATCGGCTTCGGGTTCTCCGAAGACACAGGCCACAACACCACCGTTAACGACCAAATGGTTGACGTAGCTCCAGTCGGTCCAGCCCTCCGCGTCGCGGCGAGTCTTCGGAGCGGGCAGATCGACGATCTCGAACGCACGCCCGGATGCGTCCGTCTGTTCGGCGATTACGCTGCGCAGCTCCCGGGTAACGGCGTAGTCGGGGTGCGAGGAGTCGCGCTGATCGTGGAGCAGGACGACGCCCGGAGACGGAATGGTCGCCCCTAAAACGTCGAAAACCCCGCCGCGAAACGCGACGGGGTTTTCGACGAACGAGATCAGGCCGATGCGGAGATCGAGCTGACGTCGAGCGGGATACCGGGGCCGAACGTGGTCGACACCGAGCCCTTCTGAATGTAACGACCCTTTGCCGAAGCCGGCTTCAGGCGGACGACCTCTTCGAGGGCGGCCTGGATGTTCTCATCCAGCTGCGCAACGTCGAACGATGCCTTGCCAACGATGAAGTGCAGGTTGGCGTGCTTGTCGACACGGAAGTCGATCTTGCCGCCCTTGATCTCCTCAACCGCCTTCGCGGGGTTCGGAGTAACGGTGCCCGTCTTCGGGTTCGGCATCAGACCACGGGGGCCGAGGACCTTACCGAGGCGACCAACCTGGCCCATGAGTTCCGGAACGGCAACAGCCGCGTCGAAGTCGGTCCAGCCATCAGCAACGCGCTGGATGAGCTCGGCGCCGCCGACCTCGTCAGCGCCCGCTGCGATGGCGGCCTCAGCCGCTGCACCGTTAGCGAACACGATGACCTTGGCGGTCTTACCCGTGCCGTGGGGAAGCATGACCGTGCCGCGGACCATCTGGTCCGCCTTGCGCGGGTCAACAGCGAGCTTGAGGGCAACCTCAACCGTCGAGTTGAACTTCTTGGAACCTGTCTCCTTGGCCAGCGCGACGGCCTCGGTGGGCGTGTAGAACTTGCCCTCCTCGACCTTGGCAGCTGCGGAGTTGTAAACCTTGGACTTAGCCATTTTCTGTACTCCCTCAGCCCTCAACCGTGATGCCCATGGAGCGGGCAGTTCCGGCGATGATCTTCGACGCGGCTTCGAGGTCGTTCGCGTTCAGGTCGGGCTCCTTGGTCTTGGCGATTTCCTCGACCTGGGCCTTCGTGATCTTCGCGACCTTGACCGTGTGCGGCGTTGCCGAACCGGACTTCACGCCAGCAGCCTTCTTGATCAGCTCTGCTGCCGGAGGAGTCTTGAGCGTGAAGGTGAAGCTGCGGTCCTCGTAGACGGTGATCTCAACGGGGACGACGTTGCCACGCTGCTGCTCAGTAGCAGCGTTGTACGCCTTGCAGAACTCCATGATGTTGACGCCGTGCTGACCCAGAGCGGGTCCGATGGGCGGCGCCGGGTTGGCCTGGCCGGCCTGGATCTGGAGCTTGATGAGCCCCGTCACCTTTTTCTTAGGTGCCATGTTTCTTCCTTTCGTCGAGCACGTGCCGTGTGCACGCGCCCTCCCACACCGGGAGCGGCGTGGTGGCGGTATACGCGCGGAAGCGCGCAAACCCGGATGTTAACCGGGAAGACTGGAGAAAACCAGAGTGCGTGAGCCCCGAAGGGTCACTGCATCTTGGAGACCTGGTCGAACGAGAGTTCAACCGGAGTCTCGCGCTCAAAGAGCGAAACGAGCACCGTGAGCTTGCCACTGGTCGGGTTGATCTCGCTGATCGAACCGGGAAGGCCAGCGAACGAGCCGTCCTTGATGGTGATCGTCTCGCCGATTTCGAAGTCGATTTCGGCGGGAATCGAACGGTCGGCGTTGATCTGCTTGGCGCGCGCATCGCCAGCGGCGGCCTTCTCGGCCTCCTTGATCTCGGCAAGCGGCTTCAGCATGCTGAAGGCCTCTTCGAAACGCAGAGCAACGGGCTGGTGCGCGTTGCCAACGAATCCGGTCACGCCGGGTGTGTGGCGAACAACGGACCAGGTGTCCTCGTTAAGCTCCATGCGCACGAGCACATATCCGGGGATACGAACGCGGGTGACCATCTTGCGCTGGCCGTTCTTGATCTCAACGACATCTTCCATCGGTACTTCGACCTGGTAGATGTCGTCTTCCACCTCGAGCGTCGACTTGCGCTGCTCGATGTTGGCCTTGACCTTGCGCTCGAAACCGGCGTACGAGTGGATCACATACCACTTTCCTTCGAGCGTGCGAAGCTCGGCGCGGAACTCGGCGTACGGGTCTTCATCGACGGGCTCGGCAGCCGCGTCGGCGACCTCTGCCGCGGAGTCTTCCTGCGCGTCCTCGTTGAGGACCTCCGCTGCCGCCTCGACCTCTGCGGTCTCGTCGATGTTCAGTGCGTCGTTCACGATGGCGTCTGCCTCCGGGTCTGCAATAGAGA containing:
- the nusG gene encoding transcription termination/antitermination protein NusG — protein: MSDKHADDADWAPAAEQSSESDEAQTGDTLASEEKSTSAAEIVAMHIDDGGAIVDNEDFSIADPEADAIVNDALNIDETAEVEAAAEVLNEDAQEDSAAEVADAAAEPVDEDPYAEFRAELRTLEGKWYVIHSYAGFERKVKANIEQRKSTLEVEDDIYQVEVPMEDVVEIKNGQRKMVTRVRIPGYVLVRMELNEDTWSVVRHTPGVTGFVGNAHQPVALRFEEAFSMLKPLAEIKEAEKAAAGDARAKQINADRSIPAEIDFEIGETITIKDGSFAGLPGSISEINPTSGKLTVLVSLFERETPVELSFDQVSKMQ